The genomic window AAGAAGGAAAAGCTTATGTAGATGAGCAACCGTCTGAAGTGATCACTGAGCAAAGAAAAAATCCGACAGAACCGGGGGTGGAATCACCATACAGAAATCGTCCTGTTGAAGAGTCTTTAGACTTGTTCGAGAGAATGAAAAACGGCGAATTTGAAGAAGGTACAATGTCTCTTCGTGCAAAAATCGACATGACATCGCCTAATATGAATATGCGTGACCCTGTTATGTACAGAATTTTAAAAAGACCTCACCACAGAACGGGAACGGCATGGAAAATTTATCCGATGTACGACTGGGCGCATGGTGAATCCGATTACATCGAGCAAATTTCACATTCTTTATGTTCTTTAGAATTTGAAAATCACAGACCGCTTTATGATTGGTATCTGGATCAGGTTTATGATGAAACTAAAGTAAGAAATAAGCAAAGAGAATTTGCAAGGATGAACGTTTCTTATATGATCACTTCCAAAAGGAAACTACAAAGGCTGATCGCTGAAAATGTAGTGAACGGTTGGGATGATCCTAGAATGCCTACGATTTCCGGAATGAGAAGAAAAGGTTTCACACCGACTTCTATCAGGAATTTTATTGAAAAAGTGGGGGTTGCCAAAAGGGAAAACCTTATTGAAATCCAGTTGTTGGAATTCTGCGTCCGTGAAGATTTAAATAAAATTGCTAAACGTGTCATGACGGTTGTTGATCCTATCAAATTGGTGATCGAAAACTATCCTGAAGGCAAAGAAGAATGGCTTGAGACTGAAAATAATCCTGAACAGGAAGATGCAGGAACAAGAGAAATACCGTTTTCCAGAGAATTATATATCGAGCGTGAAGACTTCAAAGAAGAAGCGAATAATAAATTCTTCAGGCTGAAATTGGGTGGCGAAGTCCGTCTAAAATCTGCTTACATCATCAAAGGTGAAAGGGTGGAGAAAGACGAAAATGGCGAGATCACTACGATTTATGCAACGTATGACGAAAAATCTAAGTCCGGAAGCGGAACTGAAGAAAGCTTAAGAAAAGTAAAAGGTACGATTCACTGGGTATCTGCAAAACATGCGATTCCTGTAGAAGTAAGAAATTACGATAGATTATTCACTGTGGAACAGCCTGATGCCGAGAAAGATATAGATTTCTTAAACTTCATTAATCCTGAATCTGTCACAACAGTTCAAGGATTTGCTGAACCTAGCCTGAAAGATGTGGTTGTTGGAGAACCTCTTCAATTCCAGAGAATTGGCTATTTCACGAAGGATCAGGATTCTACGGATACAAATTTTGTGTTCAATAGAACTGTGACGCTAAAAGACTCTTATAAGCCGGAGTAAAAATTATTTATATCAATATAAATGAACAGGGCTTAATTTTTAAGTCCTGTTTTTTTTTGTTTTAAACACTAACAGCACCAATAATGAGCACCAATTTCACAAATCAAAATTGTGTTATTTCGTGAAATTCATTTGCTTCATTTGTGTTTAAACAAAACATCAAATACAAATTATTAAACTAAAACTTGAGAAATTGTGAAATTAATAAACTTATATACAAATTCATTCAAAGGGCTTTCGCAGGAAAGCTGGATGTTGGCGCTGGTAATGCTCATCAACCGATCGGGTTCGATGGTGCTTCCTTTTTTGGGAGTTTACATGACAAATCATCTGCATTTCAGCATCGAAAATACGGGAATCGTTCTGAGCTTTTTCGGAATCGGTTCGGTATTGGGATCCTGGTTGGGAGGATTTATTACAGATAAAATAGGGGAGTACAAAGTGCAGTCTTTCAGTTTATTACTGAGTGTTCCGTTATTTTGTCTCATTCCTGTTTTCAAAACAGAAGTGGGAGTGGCAGCGATCATTTTACTTCAAAGTATTGTAAGCGATTCCTTCCGTCCTGCCAATTCGGTGGCGATTACAAAATATGCAAAACCTGAAAATATTACGAGAGCATTTTCATTAAACCGTATGGCGGTCAATCTTGGGTTTTCCATTGGTCCTGCTTTGGGAGGGATTTTGTCGGCCATTTCGTACGAAT from Chryseobacterium wanjuense includes these protein-coding regions:
- a CDS encoding glutamine--tRNA ligase/YqeY domain fusion protein, which encodes MEEEKKSLNFIEQIIEDDLANGLKRDQIRFRFPPEPNGYLHVGHTKAICINFGLGEKYNAPVNLRFDDTNPEKEEQEFVDSIMKDVEWLGFKWDKVLYASDYFQQLYDWAVQLIKEGKAYVDEQPSEVITEQRKNPTEPGVESPYRNRPVEESLDLFERMKNGEFEEGTMSLRAKIDMTSPNMNMRDPVMYRILKRPHHRTGTAWKIYPMYDWAHGESDYIEQISHSLCSLEFENHRPLYDWYLDQVYDETKVRNKQREFARMNVSYMITSKRKLQRLIAENVVNGWDDPRMPTISGMRRKGFTPTSIRNFIEKVGVAKRENLIEIQLLEFCVREDLNKIAKRVMTVVDPIKLVIENYPEGKEEWLETENNPEQEDAGTREIPFSRELYIEREDFKEEANNKFFRLKLGGEVRLKSAYIIKGERVEKDENGEITTIYATYDEKSKSGSGTEESLRKVKGTIHWVSAKHAIPVEVRNYDRLFTVEQPDAEKDIDFLNFINPESVTTVQGFAEPSLKDVVVGEPLQFQRIGYFTKDQDSTDTNFVFNRTVTLKDSYKPE